Below is a genomic region from Microbacterium sp. KUDC0406.
TAGCCGGCGGTTCCGGCGCCGAGGTTGCCGGTCCACGTCGCCGTGAGAGCGTAGTGGTGTTCTCCGAGGGGCATGGCGCCAGTCTGTCACGCCGCGCGGCACGTCATAAGCTGGACGACGTGCTCGAGACTCTCACCGCCCAGGAATCCGTGGAACTGGCCGTCGTCGAACGCAGCGGATTCGTCGAATCCCGGCACGCCGGCGCGGCGGTCGTGCTCTCGCCCGATGGCGAGGTCATCGCACGCCACGGCAATGTCGAGGCGCTGATCCTACCGCGATCGAGTATGAAGCCGCTGCAGGCCGTGGCCTGCGTCACGGCAGGCGCCGCGTTGGAGGGCGAGCAGCTCGCGCTGAGCACGGCGAGCCACACCGGCACCGACCGGCATGCGGAGGTCGTACGCGAAATGCTCGTCGCCGGGGGGCTCACCGAGGATGACCTGGGCTGCCCGCCCTCCTGGCCGGGCGACTCGGAGACCCGGCGGGAGTTGATCCGTGACCACGCGGAGCCCAGCCGCATCCGGATGAACTGCTCGGGCAAGCACGCCGCGATGCTGCGCGCCTGCGTCGCCACAGGCTGGCCGACCGAGGGATACCTGGACCCTGCGCACCCTCTGCAGGTGCACGTCCGCGAGGTCGTGGAGCGGCTCACCGGCGCGAAGGTGGCGCACACCGCGATCGACGGCTGCGGAGCACCCGTGCATGCGATGACGCTGGTGGGCCTCGCACGCGCCATCCATCGCATCGGGACGGCGTCGGATCGTTCGCCGTTCGCGCTGCACCGTGTCGCGGGCACCCTCGTCCGCGCTGTGCGCGAGAGCCCGTGGACGATCGCCGGCCCTGGGCACCAGGACACGATCGCGATCGAGCGACTCGGCGTCTTCGCCAAGCACGGCGCGGAGGGCGTCATGGCCATGGTGGCGCCGGACGGCACCACCGTCGCGCTGAAGATGCTGGACGGCAGCGGCCGTGCGGCCACTGCCGTCGCAGCGACCCTGCTCGCCCGGTCCGGCGGACTGGACGAGGCTGATGTCGCTGCCCTGGTCGCCGACCTCCCGCTCGTCGTGAGCGGCGGCGGTGTGCCGGTCGGCGTCATCCGTCCGAGCGTCGGCGTCTGACCCTCAATCGGGCGCGCCGGGAAGCAGCACCCTCCGCGGCGCGCTGCCCTGGGAGGTGGCCCACGCCCGTCCCGCGTGCGCTCGGGCGAAGGGCGGCAGCGTGCGCACGCCGGCCAGCTGCCGCAGCTCGCTCGCGCATTCCGCCGCGACGAGCATCTCACCCTCCGCGCGCACGCGCTGCGCGAGTGCCCAGTTCATCCTCCAGTCCTCGGGGTCGGCGACGACGATGAGCGGCGTGTCGGATGACGGCGCGCTGAGCAGTTCGGTCAGTCCGATCACGCGGTGAGCGGGATGGTCCCGGCGCAGCAGGTCGGCGCTCCGCAGCGCCGCCGGTGTCACCAGCCCGCTGAGCGGGTGAGCAGGCAGCCACCGCGGTGAGACAGGCGCATCTTCCGGCGGCGTCCGCGCCTCCTCGACCCAGCACAGCTGCACCTCGCGCCCGTCGATCCGTGCCCGGCCGGCCGGGCGATCGCGGCGGAACGCCTCGGGGTCTCCCCGGCCGCGAGATGCTCGACCCTACCGGGCAGACGCAGCACCGCGCGGCGCGGCAGAGCGTCGAGCACGCGGCTCAGCGCACCGGACACGCGGGACGCGGTCACCACCGCAGGGACGACACGGACCAGCTGCTCCCAGGCCGACACGAACTCCTGCGCGTACTCGGGCGGGTACGCGGCGACCAGGGCGTCGAGGTCGTCGCACAGCACCAGTGGCGGACGAGCCGGCGCGGCCAGCAGCTCCTGGACCGCGTCCCAGCCGCCTTCGGGATCGGAGGGAACGATGCGGACGTGCGGCTGCTGCGCGGCGAGCAGCCGCAACGCGCTGCTCTTCCCCGAACCGGCACCGCCGATCACCGCAAGACCGCCGCCCGGTTCGAGAGTCTCCACAGGCTGCCGCTGTCGATCGGG
It encodes:
- a CDS encoding asparaginase encodes the protein MLETLTAQESVELAVVERSGFVESRHAGAAVVLSPDGEVIARHGNVEALILPRSSMKPLQAVACVTAGAALEGEQLALSTASHTGTDRHAEVVREMLVAGGLTEDDLGCPPSWPGDSETRRELIRDHAEPSRIRMNCSGKHAAMLRACVATGWPTEGYLDPAHPLQVHVREVVERLTGAKVAHTAIDGCGAPVHAMTLVGLARAIHRIGTASDRSPFALHRVAGTLVRAVRESPWTIAGPGHQDTIAIERLGVFAKHGAEGVMAMVAPDGTTVALKMLDGSGRAATAVAATLLARSGGLDEADVAALVADLPLVVSGGGVPVGVIRPSVGV